A window of Clostridioides sp. ES-S-0010-02 genomic DNA:
AAGTTTTTTTTATTGCCATCATTGTGTATAATTCAATTTCCTTTTCAGTTTTTTTATCTTCAATAGAAACTAATTTATCCTCAATTTTGTTATTTATATTATAAGTTTTACTTGTAGGAATGCTATCATAGCTTATTGCCTTAGTTAAATCTCCAACAGAACATTTATCTAAATTATAAATATCCCCTTTCAGTTTGTTTATATTAGCATCCATTTGATTATATTCTTCAAGAAACTTCTTAGTTGCATTAAAAAACTCTTTTTTAGTTTTAGACATACTCACACACTCCTATCAATTATTTATGTTATAATAATGTTGTAATGACAGTTTTAGATTTTTGACAACTGGAGTGTGGGAGCACTCCTTCTTCTTTTTTCTTAACTTACTATTGATAATTGACTGTTTAATAATCTTATTTCTTCCTCAAACACTATAGGTAATTTATAATTATCTACAATCTCTAATACTTTTTCTAACTGACAACGCTTTATAGCCTTATAACTATCTACCCCAAACTCTCGTTTAATTTGATGGTATATATCACTATAAACTTTACCTCTTAGAGACTTATTTTTATAAGCCCTACTGCCATGACCTCCAAGTGATTTTGTTGCTACTCTCTTAACTTCTTTAACAATACACTCACACTCAATGTTAAAAAGTGGTGCATCATCCATGAAATTCTCTAATTTCTCATTAACACTCTCTATTTTAGTTTCTAAGACTTCCTGTTTCTTATCTAGCATAAATATAGCTTGTAACTCCTTTGATGCACTTAAAAGAGGATTATTTAATTCTTTTCTCATAGAGAAGTCTCCATCAACTATTTTCTCGTATTGTTCCCAAGCCTTGTCGTCTTCCAGTATCTTTAGTAGTTTTGAATAACCTCTCTCAGATAACAAGTAAATGTTATTTGCATTTGCATAAGATTGATTAGAGTAACCCATTTCTAAACTCAGTGATTTTAAATCACTCACTTTTAAATCTAATATATCTATCATATCTTTAAATCTTTTTCTATTATTATTTATATTTTTATTTATCTCCTTCAGTTCTCTATTATGTATCTCAGCTATATTCTTTATTTAGCTTTTTCACATTTTTATGAAAAACTAAGGACCTAATCTAACAAACGAATTTTTCCATTGGTTAAATAACATCTTCCAATACAACTTCAATCCTTGGCTTATCACTATAATACTTACTAGCTACTACCTCAACTATCTGTGTATCATCCTTATACGCTATCTCATTAAGTGCATCAGCCACAATCTTAACAACATTATCAATATCTGGTTTCTTACTAGGTCTTAACACATTATTTCTTTTCTGCTCTTTAACCTTTTTACTGTTACTTTTAGCTATAGAATAACAGCACCTTAAAGTCATTTTTATATAACCTGTAAAATGATACTTAACTTTAGATTGATATAGCCACTTTATAAG
This region includes:
- a CDS encoding ORF6C domain-containing protein, whose translation is MKNIAEIHNRELKEINKNINNNRKRFKDMIDILDLKVSDLKSLSLEMGYSNQSYANANNIYLLSERGYSKLLKILEDDKAWEQYEKIVDGDFSMRKELNNPLLSASKELQAIFMLDKKQEVLETKIESVNEKLENFMDDAPLFNIECECIVKEVKRVATKSLGGHGSRAYKNKSLRGKVYSDIYHQIKREFGVDSYKAIKRCQLEKVLEIVDNYKLPIVFEEEIRLLNSQLSIVS
- a CDS encoding RusA family crossover junction endodeoxyribonuclease gives rise to the protein MKVFLVIDGEPVGKERPRFNSATKRTHTPQKTKNYENLIKWLYQSKVKYHFTGYIKMTLRCCYSIAKSNSKKVKEQKRNNVLRPSKKPDIDNVVKIVADALNEIAYKDDTQIVEVVASKYYSDKPRIEVVLEDVI